A DNA window from Fodinibius sp. Rm-B-1B1-1 contains the following coding sequences:
- the nagB gene encoding glucosamine-6-phosphate deaminase, which yields MDFFDSEHRLTYYENIPTEVFEHATDASKSVAKEIADLIRSRNKENETTVLGLATGSTPTQMYAELVRMHNEEGLSFQNVITFNLDEYYPMKPQSLQSYVRFMNEHLFDHIDIPEEQVHIPDGTIAEENVTKYCKNYEQKIKDAGGLDIQVLGIGRTGHIGFNEPGSRPDSRTRLITLDSITRKDAASDFFGEEYVPRRAITMGVGTILDADRIIMMAWGEGKAPIIKEAVEGPIRERVPATYLQEHENAQVILDKSSAEHLTRKKTPWLLTNCDWDDKLIRKAVVWLCQQVDKPVLKLTDEDYNEHGMGDLLTQYGPAYDINLKVFNQLQHTITGWPGGKPNAEDADRPERAEPYPKRAIVFSPHPDDDVISMGGTLIRLVEHDHDVHIAYQTSGNIAVFDDDVIRFVDFVSEYNEMFDMDQKEAKTMLSDIKKFLNQKEPAEVDSDEIKHIKGLIRRGEAKAAARYCGVPENKLHFLDMPFYETGRVKKKPLSQEDIDIIVELLRDVKPHQIYAAGDLSDPHGTHQVCLKAILAAVEECEDEDWMNECYIWLYRGAWQEWDINEIEMAVPLSPQELKKKRRAIFKHQSQKDRPLFPGSDEREFWQRSEQRNRGTAQLYDKLGFAEYEAIEGFVRYQSLDL from the coding sequence ATGGACTTTTTCGACTCGGAACATCGTCTTACTTATTACGAGAATATCCCAACCGAAGTATTTGAACATGCTACCGATGCTTCAAAAAGCGTAGCAAAAGAAATTGCCGACCTGATCCGCAGCCGTAACAAAGAGAATGAAACTACGGTGCTGGGACTTGCCACTGGATCTACACCAACTCAAATGTATGCTGAACTTGTGCGCATGCATAACGAAGAAGGACTTTCGTTTCAAAATGTAATCACTTTTAATCTGGATGAATACTATCCCATGAAACCGCAGTCGCTACAAAGCTATGTACGGTTCATGAATGAGCATTTATTTGATCATATTGACATTCCTGAAGAGCAAGTACACATCCCGGATGGTACCATTGCAGAAGAAAACGTGACGAAATACTGCAAAAACTATGAGCAAAAAATAAAAGATGCCGGGGGCTTGGATATCCAGGTACTTGGTATTGGACGTACTGGTCATATTGGCTTTAATGAACCAGGATCACGACCCGATTCGCGCACCCGGCTTATCACCCTTGACAGCATCACTCGGAAAGATGCCGCCAGTGATTTTTTCGGGGAAGAATACGTACCGCGCCGGGCAATTACTATGGGTGTTGGCACTATCTTAGATGCCGATCGCATTATCATGATGGCATGGGGCGAAGGAAAAGCGCCTATCATCAAAGAAGCAGTTGAAGGTCCTATTCGTGAACGTGTACCTGCTACTTATCTACAGGAACATGAAAACGCGCAAGTAATTTTAGATAAATCCTCTGCTGAGCACCTTACTCGTAAAAAAACGCCCTGGCTTCTTACCAACTGTGACTGGGATGATAAATTGATCCGCAAAGCAGTTGTCTGGCTTTGCCAACAGGTTGATAAACCTGTTTTGAAGCTAACGGATGAGGATTATAATGAACATGGCATGGGCGATCTGCTTACACAATACGGACCAGCCTACGATATCAATCTTAAAGTTTTCAATCAGCTTCAACATACTATTACAGGCTGGCCGGGCGGTAAACCTAATGCTGAGGATGCTGACAGACCTGAACGTGCTGAGCCTTATCCCAAACGCGCGATTGTATTCAGCCCTCATCCCGATGATGACGTCATTTCAATGGGCGGTACCCTAATTCGCCTGGTGGAACATGATCATGACGTCCATATAGCCTATCAAACTTCTGGAAATATTGCCGTTTTTGATGATGATGTAATCCGTTTTGTGGATTTTGTTTCGGAGTACAACGAAATGTTTGATATGGATCAAAAGGAAGCTAAAACCATGCTTTCTGATATCAAAAAGTTTCTAAACCAAAAAGAACCGGCTGAAGTCGATTCCGATGAAATTAAACATATCAAAGGACTTATCCGCCGGGGTGAAGCAAAGGCAGCAGCACGCTATTGCGGGGTGCCTGAAAACAAGCTTCACTTTTTAGATATGCCTTTTTATGAGACCGGCCGCGTAAAGAAAAAGCCACTTTCACAAGAAGATATCGATATTATTGTTGAGCTTCTTCGTGACGTTAAGCCGCATCAGATTTATGCTGCAGGTGACTTATCTGATCCACACGGAACACACCAAGTTTGCCTGAAAGCGATACTGGCGGCAGTCGAAGAGTGTGAGGACGAGGATTGGATGAATGAATGTTATATCTGGTTGTACCGCGGTGCATGGCAAGAATGGGATATCAACGAGATTGAGATGGCTGTACCGCTGAGCCCGCAAGAATTAAAGAAGAAACGACGTGCTATCTTTAAGCACCAATCCCAGAAAGACCGTCCATTGTTCCCTGGTTCCGATGAAAGAGAATTCTGGCAGCGCTCCGAACAGCGAAACCGCGGCACGGCACAACTCTATGATAAACTTGGTTTTGCCGAATACGAAGCCATTGAGGGCTTTGTACGATACCAGTCACTGGACCTTTAA
- a CDS encoding LacI family DNA-binding transcriptional regulator has product MEKLSIDEVAKLAYVSRSVVSRVLNDHPNVSDEARERVLEVVEKYNYRPSSVARGLATNQSYEIGILAPRRCDEALANGFWSLLHLGIFEECIQQGYYVSMSPISSDLESDIEEYVLDNKRLDGFILLTQEVTDVVANKLADRDIPLVLVGHGPANPNLVSVDVDNFAGAYKATNHLIELGHRDIGIMLADLDMQEAADRFTGYKKAHEDAGITVQEDIISTGDYSQQNGYDTMMGWINERDDLTAVFCTGDTLAMGALSALNAENISVPDEMAVVGFDDLPFAQYTIPSLTTVKQPITKKGKWAANLLINQIEDKDGQVVHENLEPELIVRESCGAN; this is encoded by the coding sequence ATGGAAAAATTAAGCATCGATGAAGTTGCAAAGCTCGCATATGTGTCACGGTCTGTCGTTTCCAGGGTGTTAAATGATCATCCCAATGTAAGTGATGAGGCTCGTGAACGAGTGTTGGAAGTGGTCGAAAAGTATAATTATAGACCCAGTTCGGTGGCTCGGGGGCTTGCAACTAATCAAAGTTATGAGATCGGCATTTTAGCACCGCGGAGGTGCGATGAAGCGTTGGCCAATGGGTTTTGGTCGTTGTTACATCTTGGAATATTTGAAGAATGTATTCAACAGGGATATTACGTTTCGATGTCTCCTATATCTTCTGATTTAGAATCTGATATTGAGGAGTATGTGCTTGATAATAAACGACTCGACGGGTTTATTCTGTTAACTCAAGAAGTGACTGATGTTGTTGCTAATAAACTTGCTGACCGTGATATTCCCTTGGTTCTTGTGGGACATGGTCCCGCTAATCCCAACCTTGTTTCTGTTGATGTAGATAATTTTGCCGGGGCATATAAAGCTACTAATCATCTTATTGAGCTTGGTCACCGAGATATTGGAATTATGCTTGCCGATCTGGATATGCAAGAGGCGGCTGACCGCTTTACTGGATACAAAAAAGCCCATGAAGATGCGGGGATAACGGTGCAAGAGGATATAATTTCTACTGGTGATTATTCCCAGCAGAATGGATACGATACGATGATGGGCTGGATTAATGAAAGAGACGATCTCACTGCTGTTTTTTGTACAGGGGATACATTGGCGATGGGAGCACTGTCAGCGCTTAACGCTGAAAACATTTCGGTGCCTGATGAGATGGCAGTGGTTGGGTTTGATGATCTCCCTTTTGCTCAATACACCATACCGTCTCTCACAACTGTAAAACAACCTATTACTAAAAAGGGTAAATGGGCAGCAAATTTGTTAATCAATCAGATAGAAGATAAAGATGGCCAAGTTGTCCACGAAAATTTGGAGCCGGAACTGATTGTTCGAGAAAGTTGTGGGGCTAATTAG